In SAR324 cluster bacterium, the following proteins share a genomic window:
- a CDS encoding AAA family ATPase, with amino-acid sequence MSKDSLTVVRSNGDREPFLRGIMTRTLTEQGVSFEKAYLITKEVKKKLSRRRQITSTDLGLLLEKYLEQKHPHLQRNPVKSELPQLWVHRGESRYPFSKGMLSQSITSAGISPGKAYLISRQIEQDLILLGKMEIKSEELIQLVRQQLQAQFSPDIARTYEVASRINDLPHPVILYVAGAPGTGKSTLAQALASRLGILNVVGTDSIREVMRLSFSKEIVPTLHVSSFEAGSQLFFDEKKASQERMVAGFVLQSQQVCVGIRAMVRRAIAEGTNLLIEGVHLLPFLVRMPEFEGHAYHIPLLLRLQEGENHMNRFRIRGKLQQRRAEKHYLKHFEEIRTVHEYYHQQAQQFDLDQVDNVELDQTIQQSLQIVLSNLQEQLAN; translated from the coding sequence ATGAGCAAAGATTCCTTGACGGTTGTTCGTAGCAACGGTGATCGTGAACCGTTTCTGCGCGGCATCATGACACGCACTCTGACAGAGCAGGGTGTGTCCTTCGAAAAGGCCTACCTCATTACGAAGGAAGTTAAGAAGAAGCTAAGCCGACGCCGACAGATTACCTCAACAGATCTGGGACTGCTGCTGGAAAAATACCTGGAGCAGAAGCATCCTCATCTTCAGCGTAATCCTGTCAAATCAGAGCTTCCTCAACTCTGGGTACATCGTGGTGAGAGTCGTTATCCTTTTTCAAAAGGGATGCTCAGCCAGTCGATCACTTCTGCAGGGATTTCGCCAGGCAAGGCTTACCTGATTTCTCGCCAGATTGAGCAGGATCTGATCCTCTTGGGCAAAATGGAGATCAAGTCGGAGGAACTGATCCAGTTGGTGCGGCAGCAGCTGCAAGCACAGTTTAGCCCTGACATTGCTCGTACTTATGAAGTCGCCAGTCGGATCAATGATCTGCCTCATCCCGTAATTCTCTACGTCGCTGGTGCCCCAGGAACGGGAAAATCGACATTGGCCCAGGCACTTGCCAGCCGTTTAGGAATTCTCAATGTGGTGGGCACGGACAGTATCCGCGAAGTGATGCGCCTTTCTTTCAGTAAAGAGATTGTGCCAACGCTTCATGTCTCTTCCTTCGAAGCAGGCAGTCAGTTGTTTTTTGATGAAAAGAAAGCCTCACAAGAAAGAATGGTTGCAGGTTTTGTTCTGCAGTCCCAGCAGGTATGTGTGGGAATACGCGCGATGGTGCGCAGAGCGATTGCCGAAGGCACAAATTTACTGATTGAAGGAGTTCACTTACTACCGTTTCTGGTCAGGATGCCGGAGTTTGAGGGCCATGCCTACCACATCCCGCTACTGCTTCGACTTCAGGAAGGAGAAAATCATATGAATCGTTTCCGAATCCGAGGCAAGTTGCAGCAGCGTCGAGCAGAGAAACACTACCTCAAACACTTTGAGGAAATTCGTACCGTTCATGAATACTACCACCAGCAGGCCCAGCAATTTGACTTGGATCAGGTCGATAACGTGGAGTTGGACCAGACCATCCAACAATCGCTGCAAATTGTTCTCAGTAACCTGCAGGAACAACTCGCCAATTAA
- a CDS encoding DUF192 domain-containing protein — MIRWFGLLCCGLLLVGSLQARTFSYQKATVITQRGVEIPVEVSDTPAKRQQGLSDRPQLKPGWGMLFVFERSGRHGFWMKDMNFPIDILWLRNSRVVYVAENVPPPSSGETSVTITPDKSANLVLELDAGQARALGLAVGSTLDYRW, encoded by the coding sequence ATGATTCGATGGTTCGGTCTGCTCTGCTGCGGTTTGCTCCTGGTTGGATCACTGCAGGCACGCACATTCAGTTACCAAAAGGCAACGGTGATCACCCAGAGAGGTGTGGAAATCCCTGTCGAAGTCTCGGATACTCCAGCCAAACGACAACAAGGCTTGAGTGACCGTCCACAACTCAAACCAGGATGGGGCATGCTGTTCGTGTTTGAGCGTTCAGGGCGTCATGGTTTCTGGATGAAAGATATGAACTTTCCAATCGATATTCTCTGGCTACGCAATAGCCGTGTAGTTTATGTGGCAGAGAATGTACCCCCACCCTCTTCTGGTGAAACATCCGTGACCATCACCCCAGACAAGTCGGCCAATCTGGTTCTGGAACTGGACGCAGGGCAAGCTCGTGCACTCGGTCTTGCTGTTGGTAGCACCCTTGACTACCGCTGGTGA
- the lpxK gene encoding tetraacyldisaccharide 4'-kinase yields the protein MLPKLSPPWLWRNPLLRAALAALAFVYEALLLLRLWMYRHGLITTFHPPVPVIAVGNLTVGGAGKTPVIEMLMRSLQQQQRRVVILSRGYGRCSKATLQRFCSTDAPWPLSPKLLGDEPAWLAQRHPEMPIYVGSSRIRNARWALLRDRPDLILLDDAYQHLAVARDLNLLLIDAERGLGNRQLLPLGELREPEHHWNRADAILLTKANLGFSDAWMHLLRQELKVNRPIFRCDYLPVRLRRLDGQEVRDTKTLAKEVIFANCGIAQPEGFAQVLRPLCQSLEELSSWPDHHSYTGEDVQRLLWLRRKSRAQRWVTTEKDAVKLAAFAELAEIVWILEMEVVPEPSWHQFFSGFLQCHPLK from the coding sequence ATGCTTCCAAAACTCTCTCCTCCCTGGCTTTGGCGCAATCCATTGCTCCGCGCTGCTCTGGCTGCTCTTGCGTTTGTTTACGAAGCACTGCTGCTGCTACGCCTATGGATGTATCGTCATGGATTGATCACAACCTTTCACCCTCCTGTGCCAGTCATTGCTGTAGGAAACCTTACAGTAGGGGGCGCTGGCAAGACTCCAGTTATCGAAATGCTCATGCGTTCCCTGCAGCAGCAGCAAAGAAGAGTTGTGATTCTCAGTCGGGGTTATGGAAGGTGTTCCAAAGCGACTCTCCAACGTTTCTGTTCAACCGATGCTCCTTGGCCACTGAGCCCAAAATTATTAGGTGATGAACCGGCCTGGCTAGCTCAACGTCATCCTGAGATGCCAATCTATGTCGGATCTTCTCGAATTCGTAATGCGCGCTGGGCTTTGCTCCGTGATCGACCTGATCTGATTCTGCTGGATGATGCCTACCAACATCTTGCTGTAGCAAGAGATCTCAACCTGCTGCTAATTGATGCAGAGCGAGGCCTTGGCAATCGCCAACTCCTTCCACTGGGTGAGTTGCGTGAGCCTGAGCATCACTGGAACCGGGCTGATGCGATTCTACTGACTAAAGCCAACCTGGGTTTCTCTGATGCCTGGATGCATTTGTTGCGGCAGGAACTCAAGGTAAATCGGCCAATCTTTCGCTGTGACTATCTACCCGTCCGCTTACGAAGATTGGATGGTCAGGAAGTGAGAGATACCAAAACACTGGCTAAGGAAGTTATTTTTGCCAATTGTGGCATTGCCCAACCTGAAGGCTTCGCTCAAGTACTGCGACCTCTCTGTCAGAGCTTGGAAGAACTTTCGAGCTGGCCCGACCATCATTCCTACACTGGTGAAGACGTTCAGCGTTTGCTTTGGCTTCGGCGTAAAAGCCGTGCGCAGCGTTGGGTTACAACAGAGAAGGATGCAGTCAAACTAGCTGCCTTTGCAGAGTTGGCTGAAATCGTCTGGATTTTAGAGATGGAGGTGGTACCAGAGCCGTCTTGGCATCAGTTCTTTAGTGGCTTTTTGCAATGTCATCCGTTAAAGTGA
- a CDS encoding MFS transporter — MASGLPLTTEQQAVAIRIIWAARLVVLFPMISVGIWFVYIPWKVASLNLTPLDFSKLLLCFAISSITSTQIGGRRLIPRFGAGPLMIAAMFCFSPCLALAVLAPTYVTVLLAIIPCGFFFGFVAPSATAETFRMEKLTGRFLMPMHSAFFSIGSLVGSVVGGTLVQFEVSAYWVFPVTAGIGMLVSLLLWKICLQGECLARTQALPLRLPDRRVLGFGILGALSLSTIGIVLDWSALWLTQDMFVPMAYGGAIIFAFSLGEIAARLRGESLIQRFGEMRIGSHAMILGGVVLLPAVLSQNPTLIVVVFLFFGFVSANFFPTVMRNAAEIDPENAGVNIADVNTLSMAGMLFGPPLVGYIAEHYSLTHTMALLAVIWGCNGVGMYFLLRAKQQRTQHISIA; from the coding sequence GTGGCCTCTGGCCTTCCTCTAACGACAGAACAACAGGCAGTAGCCATCCGGATTATCTGGGCTGCTCGCTTGGTCGTACTGTTTCCGATGATCAGTGTCGGTATCTGGTTTGTCTACATTCCCTGGAAGGTTGCTTCGCTTAATCTGACCCCACTGGATTTCAGCAAGCTGCTGCTCTGCTTCGCCATCAGTTCCATTACCTCGACACAAATTGGAGGGCGTCGACTGATTCCTCGCTTTGGAGCGGGGCCATTGATGATTGCAGCGATGTTTTGTTTTTCCCCTTGCCTTGCACTGGCTGTCCTTGCTCCTACCTATGTTACGGTGTTGTTGGCAATTATCCCATGTGGTTTCTTCTTTGGCTTTGTTGCTCCTTCTGCCACGGCAGAAACCTTCCGGATGGAGAAGTTGACCGGCCGCTTTCTGATGCCGATGCACAGCGCCTTCTTCTCTATCGGGTCGCTAGTCGGATCGGTGGTTGGTGGAACCCTCGTACAGTTCGAGGTTTCAGCTTACTGGGTCTTTCCTGTGACTGCGGGTATTGGAATGCTTGTGAGCTTGTTACTCTGGAAGATTTGTTTGCAGGGAGAGTGTCTGGCTCGTACACAGGCACTGCCATTGCGACTACCAGATCGAAGAGTTTTGGGATTCGGTATTCTTGGTGCTCTCAGTCTGAGCACGATTGGCATTGTCCTCGATTGGTCTGCGCTTTGGTTAACACAGGATATGTTCGTACCAATGGCTTACGGAGGGGCGATTATTTTTGCATTTAGCCTAGGTGAAATTGCAGCACGATTACGTGGAGAATCGCTGATTCAGCGTTTTGGAGAAATGCGTATTGGAAGTCATGCGATGATTTTGGGAGGAGTGGTTCTACTTCCAGCTGTGCTTTCTCAAAATCCTACGCTGATCGTAGTGGTTTTCCTCTTCTTTGGCTTTGTCAGCGCTAACTTTTTCCCCACTGTGATGCGTAATGCTGCTGAGATTGACCCTGAAAATGCCGGGGTCAACATCGCAGATGTTAATACCTTGTCAATGGCAGGAATGCTCTTCGGCCCTCCATTAGTTGGTTACATTGCCGAACATTATTCACTCACCCATACGATGGCACTGCTGGCTGTCATCTGGGGTTGTAACGGAGTGGGGATGTACTTCCTGCTGAGAGCTAAACAACAGCGAACCCAGCACATCTCGATTGCCTGA
- the def gene encoding peptide deformylase — translation MALLQVHEFPDPILQQHAMPVTVFDDKLRQLAADMLETMYEERGIGLAANQVAVLKQIVVVDVMAGDEDHGQREPQVLVNPKIVDASGETAIEEGCLSVPEFRAEVPRAEKITVEYQDLEGQPQTLEADGLLAICLQHEFDHLRGRLFIDYLPPLKQRMVKKRLAKLARMPA, via the coding sequence ATGGCGCTTTTACAGGTTCATGAATTCCCAGATCCAATCCTGCAGCAGCACGCCATGCCGGTTACGGTTTTTGATGATAAATTGCGCCAACTTGCTGCGGACATGTTGGAGACCATGTATGAAGAAAGAGGCATTGGCTTGGCAGCCAACCAAGTAGCAGTCCTCAAACAAATTGTTGTGGTCGATGTGATGGCAGGAGATGAAGATCACGGCCAGCGAGAGCCCCAAGTGTTGGTCAATCCAAAGATCGTAGATGCTAGTGGAGAGACAGCAATCGAGGAAGGTTGTCTGAGTGTCCCAGAATTTCGTGCAGAAGTCCCCCGTGCTGAGAAAATCACAGTTGAATACCAAGATCTGGAGGGACAACCGCAGACATTGGAGGCAGACGGACTATTGGCCATCTGTCTACAACACGAGTTTGATCATCTACGTGGACGTCTGTTCATTGATTATCTCCCGCCACTCAAGCAACGAATGGTGAAAAAGCGGCTCGCAAAATTGGCACGGATGCCTGCATGA